From one Nonomuraea polychroma genomic stretch:
- a CDS encoding AMP-binding protein — MTWTELVMTSAPTKGDQPAVSDVRTGEVLSYAAFVRRVTRAAAGLRRNGLQQGEHVIVDVSLGVSLPVVVHSVAWAGGVSMLASTGKARMMITSRDYDPLAVQVDRVFSVRPGPGVRPFGELLLSKGVEFGPLAGPAVTLDGVRVFDHIELAGDLRRLAARLAIGKDDVVISAVSEPFTGLRVMDLAMMAGAHVVLAHDPSVIACRVLAEERRATMIVAPYDLARRLLGDPILRVVDERAVVSSLGL, encoded by the coding sequence ATGACGTGGACAGAGCTGGTTATGACGTCGGCGCCGACGAAAGGTGACCAGCCCGCGGTGAGCGACGTCAGGACCGGTGAGGTGTTGTCGTACGCCGCGTTCGTGCGCCGCGTCACGCGCGCCGCGGCGGGCCTGCGCCGCAACGGCCTCCAGCAGGGCGAGCACGTGATCGTCGACGTTTCGCTCGGTGTGTCTCTGCCTGTCGTGGTCCACTCCGTCGCCTGGGCCGGCGGGGTCTCGATGCTCGCGTCCACCGGCAAGGCCCGCATGATGATCACATCGCGCGACTACGACCCGCTCGCCGTGCAGGTGGACCGGGTCTTCTCCGTCCGGCCGGGGCCGGGCGTCAGGCCGTTCGGCGAGCTGTTGCTCAGCAAGGGCGTGGAGTTCGGGCCGCTCGCGGGGCCGGCGGTCACGCTCGACGGCGTGCGCGTGTTCGACCACATCGAGCTGGCCGGCGACCTGCGCAGGCTGGCCGCCCGCCTGGCGATCGGCAAGGACGACGTCGTGATCAGCGCGGTCAGCGAGCCGTTCACGGGCCTGCGGGTGATGGATCTGGCGATGATGGCCGGCGCCCACGTGGTGCTCGCCCACGACCCGAGCGTGATCGCGTGCCGCGTGCTGGCAGAGGAGCGCAGGGCCACCATGATCGTCGCACCGTACGATCTGGCCAGACGCCTGCTCGGCGACCCCATCCTGCGCGTCGTGGACGAGAGAGCGGTCGTGAGCTCGCTCGGCCTGTGA
- a CDS encoding AMP-binding protein — translation MDERIVIVDSDTGLRLTEEQLDERSAVAIIQLRRRGVRAGDTVLICLPVGPDLLVAADAVIAVGGVAWPVPTELDPYALHERIEASRARVLISDLPHALEAAEESRVRIVMGAADLSMYPNSRGLSTESDRIQPLDGGG, via the coding sequence ATGGATGAGCGCATCGTCATCGTGGACTCCGACACGGGCCTGAGGCTCACCGAGGAGCAACTGGACGAGAGGTCCGCCGTCGCGATCATCCAGCTGCGGCGCAGGGGCGTGCGGGCGGGCGACACCGTGCTCATCTGCCTGCCGGTCGGTCCTGACCTGCTCGTGGCGGCCGACGCCGTGATCGCGGTGGGCGGTGTGGCCTGGCCGGTGCCCACCGAGCTCGACCCGTACGCACTTCATGAGCGCATCGAGGCCAGCCGGGCCCGCGTGCTGATCTCCGACCTCCCGCACGCGCTGGAGGCGGCGGAGGAGTCCCGGGTCCGGATCGTCATGGGCGCCGCAGACCTCAGCATGTATCCGAACAGTCGCGGACTCTCCACGGAAAGTGATCGCATCCAGCCTTTGGACGGGGGAGGATAA
- a CDS encoding LuxR C-terminal-related transcriptional regulator, producing the protein MPEPPRHNLPAEPNRFVGRERDLEDLGGLFGQARVVTLCGVGGIGKTRLALRVAAGLLPSFADGVWLIEMARLGRAELVVPEIARVLRIRAEANRPLLDTVTARLRDLRCLLVLDNCEHLIDVCAEVTAGLVASCPRLSVMATSREPLRIASELIWRVPPLDLPDAESADAESVQLFLDRAAAAGTRLGPDSLPDVVRLCRALDGLPLALELAAARTSLLNPGQIADRIDDRFSLLTTGGRTAPARQRTLLAAVEWSYDLLSTKEQVLLRRLSAFAGAFDLELAEQVCADQPLSPAEIVDLLGSLVDKSLVLCDESRTRYWLLETIKRYAVDRLQQAGERELLRERHLRVLCELQARHFVTEMIEQGVPWPARLRALTAGRNLLDDQRAALDWAVESGNVSLGLRLCATSIGLLRAGGLTEIVSWTERLLSLDLSRVPAEQIAYVKAYLAYGLTARDELGRALEVAEESLAGMSPAHQFPRCVMLNIIVTVLLRMGRADEALGYAEESLAIATRCGDAWNQAVGLAGLSAVALMRGRLREAQRHGEEALARAREHGHRWIMARTAAQLGAVAEARGDLVAAESHYAMAVPWLRELGGDVDLGRCLARTGRIAAMLHDFGAARERLAASLALSREAGQRQGVARCLVGLSVLAEQEGDLEGAVLAAAAASALRESIGQHSATTRIEELLGRARAKLGEGRAMSLWSRGRVMSPDDAARHVLEGERAAPERPAAAAPVKPSLLTAREQEIAGLLTRGLSNRAIAEELVISPATVARHIANIMEKLGYSSRAQIAVWAAEHSSNSSA; encoded by the coding sequence ATGCCAGAGCCCCCCAGGCACAATCTCCCCGCAGAGCCCAACCGGTTCGTCGGCCGCGAACGCGACCTCGAAGACCTCGGCGGGCTGTTCGGTCAGGCGCGCGTCGTGACCCTGTGCGGCGTCGGCGGCATCGGCAAGACCCGGCTGGCCCTGCGGGTCGCCGCGGGGCTGCTGCCGAGCTTCGCCGACGGAGTCTGGCTGATCGAGATGGCCAGGCTCGGCCGCGCCGAGCTCGTCGTGCCGGAGATCGCCCGCGTCCTGCGGATCCGCGCGGAGGCCAACCGGCCGCTGCTCGACACCGTGACGGCCAGGCTGCGCGACCTGCGCTGCCTGCTGGTGCTCGACAACTGCGAGCACCTGATCGACGTGTGCGCCGAGGTGACGGCCGGCCTGGTGGCCTCGTGCCCGCGGCTGAGCGTCATGGCCACCAGCAGGGAGCCGCTGCGCATCGCCAGCGAGCTGATCTGGCGGGTGCCGCCGCTCGACCTGCCCGACGCCGAGAGCGCCGATGCCGAGTCCGTCCAGCTGTTCCTGGACCGGGCGGCGGCCGCGGGCACCCGCCTCGGGCCGGACAGCCTGCCTGATGTCGTACGCCTGTGCCGGGCGCTCGACGGGCTGCCGCTGGCGCTGGAGCTGGCGGCGGCCCGCACCAGCCTGCTCAATCCCGGGCAGATCGCCGACCGCATCGACGATCGTTTCTCGCTGCTCACCACGGGCGGCCGTACCGCCCCCGCCCGGCAACGCACGCTGCTGGCGGCCGTCGAGTGGAGCTACGACCTGCTGTCGACCAAGGAGCAGGTGCTGCTGCGCCGGTTGTCGGCGTTCGCCGGCGCCTTCGATCTGGAGCTGGCCGAGCAGGTCTGCGCCGATCAGCCCCTCTCACCCGCGGAGATCGTCGACCTGCTCGGGAGCCTCGTCGACAAGTCGCTCGTGTTGTGCGACGAGAGCCGCACGCGCTACTGGCTGCTGGAGACGATCAAGCGCTACGCGGTCGATCGCCTCCAGCAGGCCGGGGAGCGCGAGCTCCTCCGCGAGCGGCACCTTCGCGTGCTCTGCGAGTTGCAGGCACGCCACTTCGTGACCGAGATGATCGAGCAGGGCGTGCCGTGGCCCGCGCGGCTGCGTGCCCTGACCGCGGGCAGGAACCTGCTCGACGACCAGCGGGCGGCGCTCGACTGGGCCGTCGAGTCCGGGAACGTGTCACTGGGTCTGCGCCTCTGCGCCACCAGCATCGGGCTGCTGCGGGCCGGCGGCCTGACGGAGATCGTCAGCTGGACCGAGCGGCTGCTCTCGCTCGATCTTTCCCGCGTGCCCGCCGAGCAGATCGCGTACGTCAAGGCGTACCTCGCCTATGGCTTGACGGCGCGTGACGAGCTGGGCCGCGCGCTGGAGGTGGCCGAGGAGAGCCTGGCCGGCATGTCGCCGGCCCACCAGTTCCCGCGCTGCGTCATGCTCAACATCATCGTGACGGTGCTGCTTCGCATGGGCCGGGCCGACGAGGCGCTGGGCTACGCGGAGGAGAGCCTGGCCATCGCCACCCGCTGCGGCGACGCGTGGAACCAGGCCGTGGGGCTGGCCGGGCTGTCGGCGGTGGCTCTGATGCGCGGCCGGTTGCGGGAGGCGCAGCGGCACGGCGAAGAGGCGCTCGCCCGGGCCCGCGAGCACGGCCACCGCTGGATCATGGCCAGGACCGCGGCCCAGCTCGGCGCGGTGGCCGAGGCCCGCGGTGACCTGGTCGCGGCCGAGAGTCACTACGCGATGGCCGTCCCGTGGCTGCGCGAGCTGGGGGGCGACGTCGACCTCGGGCGCTGCCTGGCCAGGACGGGCCGGATCGCGGCGATGCTGCACGACTTCGGCGCCGCCAGGGAGCGGCTGGCCGCGAGCCTCGCGCTGAGCAGGGAGGCCGGGCAACGCCAGGGTGTGGCCCGCTGTCTCGTGGGGTTGTCAGTGCTGGCGGAGCAGGAAGGGGACCTGGAGGGCGCCGTGCTGGCCGCCGCGGCGGCGTCCGCGCTACGCGAGTCCATCGGGCAACATTCGGCCACGACCAGGATCGAGGAGCTGCTCGGCAGGGCCCGTGCCAAGCTGGGCGAGGGCCGCGCCATGTCGCTGTGGTCGCGGGGCCGGGTGATGAGCCCCGACGACGCCGCCCGCCACGTGCTGGAGGGCGAACGTGCGGCGCCCGAGAGGCCGGCGGCCGCCGCGCCCGTCAAACCCTCGCTGCTGACCGCCCGCGAGCAGGAGATCGCCGGCCTGCTCACCCGTGGCCTGTCCAACAGGGCCATCGCGGAAGAGCTGGTGATCAGCCCGGCCACGGTCGCCCGGCATATCGCCAACATCATGGAAAAGCTGGGCTACTCCTCCCGCGCGCAGATCGCGGTGTGGGCCGCAGAACATTCTTCGAATTCTTCTGCATAG
- the typA gene encoding translational GTPase TypA has product MPLNSRDDLRNIAIIAHVDHGKTTLVDAMLWQSGAFRANQDVDDRVMDSNDLEREKGITILAKNTAVQHGGMTINIIDTPGHADFGGEVERGLSMVDGVVLLVDASEGPLPQTRFVLRKALSAKMPVILCINKVDRPDARIKDVVDEVYELFMDLDATEEQIDFPIVYASAKAGRASMNRPDDGGMPDSEDLEPLFDIIKSTIPAPMYDPSAPLQAHVTNLDASSYLGRIALCRIHQGVMRKGQQVAWCRTDGTIQRVKITELLMTEALERKPAEEAGPGDIIAIAGIPEIMIGETLADPEDPRPLPLITVDEPAISMTIGTNTSPLVGKTKGAKVTARMVKDRLEKELVGNVSLRVLPTERPDAWEVQGRGELALAILVEQMRREGYELTVGKPQVVTKDIDGKVHEPVERLTVDCPEEYLGAVTQLLAVRKGRMEHMTNHGTGWIRMEFVVPARGLIGFRTEFLTETRGTGLVHHVFDSYEPWFGELRTRASGSLVADRSGPVTAFAMLNLQERGTLFVSPTTEVYEGMIIGENSRSDDMDVNITKEKKLTNMRSSTSEETEKVIPPRVLSLEQALEFIREDECVEVTPDAVRIRKVVLDAATRGRAAARAKRA; this is encoded by the coding sequence ATGCCTTTGAACAGCCGCGACGACCTGCGGAACATCGCGATCATCGCGCACGTCGACCATGGCAAGACCACGCTGGTCGACGCCATGCTCTGGCAGTCCGGGGCTTTCCGCGCCAATCAGGATGTCGACGACCGCGTCATGGACTCCAACGACCTGGAGCGCGAGAAGGGCATCACCATTCTCGCGAAGAACACCGCAGTCCAGCACGGCGGCATGACCATCAACATCATCGACACCCCCGGCCACGCCGACTTCGGTGGCGAGGTCGAGCGCGGGCTGTCCATGGTCGACGGCGTCGTGCTGCTGGTGGACGCCTCGGAGGGTCCGCTGCCGCAGACCCGCTTCGTGCTGCGCAAGGCGCTGTCCGCGAAGATGCCGGTCATCCTCTGCATCAACAAGGTCGACCGCCCCGACGCCCGCATCAAGGACGTCGTGGACGAGGTCTACGAGCTGTTCATGGATCTCGACGCCACCGAGGAGCAGATCGACTTCCCGATCGTCTACGCCTCCGCGAAGGCCGGCCGGGCCTCGATGAACCGCCCCGACGACGGCGGCATGCCCGACTCGGAGGACCTGGAGCCACTGTTCGACATCATCAAGTCGACCATCCCGGCGCCGATGTACGACCCGAGCGCCCCGCTGCAGGCCCACGTGACCAACCTCGACGCGTCCTCCTACCTCGGCCGCATCGCGCTCTGCCGCATCCACCAGGGTGTCATGCGCAAGGGCCAGCAGGTGGCCTGGTGCCGCACCGACGGCACGATCCAGAGAGTCAAGATCACCGAGCTGCTCATGACCGAGGCGCTGGAGCGCAAGCCGGCCGAGGAGGCGGGCCCCGGCGACATCATCGCCATCGCCGGCATCCCCGAGATCATGATCGGCGAGACGCTGGCCGACCCGGAGGACCCGCGCCCGCTGCCGCTGATCACGGTGGACGAGCCGGCCATCTCGATGACGATCGGCACCAACACCTCGCCACTGGTGGGCAAGACCAAGGGCGCCAAGGTCACCGCCCGCATGGTCAAGGACCGCCTTGAGAAGGAGCTGGTCGGCAACGTGTCACTGCGCGTGCTGCCGACCGAGCGGCCCGACGCCTGGGAGGTGCAGGGCCGTGGCGAGCTGGCGCTGGCCATCCTCGTCGAGCAGATGCGCCGCGAGGGCTACGAGCTGACCGTCGGCAAGCCGCAGGTGGTCACCAAGGACATCGACGGCAAGGTGCACGAGCCCGTCGAGCGGCTCACGGTCGACTGCCCCGAGGAATACCTCGGCGCGGTGACGCAGCTGCTGGCCGTGCGCAAGGGCCGCATGGAGCACATGACGAACCACGGCACCGGCTGGATCCGGATGGAGTTCGTGGTGCCGGCGCGCGGCCTGATCGGCTTCCGTACCGAATTCCTGACCGAGACGCGCGGCACCGGCCTGGTGCACCACGTGTTCGACTCGTACGAGCCGTGGTTCGGCGAGCTGCGCACCCGTGCGAGCGGCTCGCTGGTGGCCGACCGGTCCGGTCCCGTGACCGCGTTCGCCATGCTCAACCTGCAGGAGCGCGGCACCCTGTTCGTCTCCCCCACCACCGAGGTCTACGAAGGCATGATCATCGGTGAGAACTCCCGGTCCGACGACATGGACGTCAACATCACCAAGGAGAAGAAGCTCACCAACATGCGCTCCTCCACCTCCGAGGAGACGGAGAAGGTGATCCCGCCGCGCGTGTTGTCGCTGGAGCAGGCGCTCGAATTCATCCGTGAGGACGAGTGCGTGGAGGTCACTCCGGATGCCGTACGCATCCGCAAGGTCGTGCTCGACGCCGCCACCCGCGGTCGCGCCGCCGCCCGCGCCAAGCGCGCGTGA